One window from the genome of Elaeis guineensis isolate ETL-2024a chromosome 5, EG11, whole genome shotgun sequence encodes:
- the LOC105044761 gene encoding uncharacterized protein, whose amino-acid sequence MGKRLPSAKSLEEFARVATERIRRGKHRKPALRSLASSKEAASVARATAEGPRPAAHSMENGEREERRVPLSEVVSDCVRRWFQDALREAKNGDAAMQVLVGQMYHSGYGCPRNEQKGKAWIAKASKYRSTVWKVSDKHPGYNASDSDSDEVKDDVN is encoded by the exons ATGGGCAAACGGCTCCCCTCGGCGAAGAGCCTCGAGGAGTTCGCCCGTGTCGCCACCGAGAGGATTAGGAGGGGGAAGCACCGGAAGCCCGCCCTCAGATCGCTGGCTTCGAGCAAGGAGGCCGCTTCTGTCGCCCGGGCGACCGCCGAGGGTCCGCGCCCGGCGGCGCACAGCATGGAGAACGGGGAGCGGGAGGAGCGCCGCGTTCCCTTGTCGGAGGTGGTGTCAGACTGCGTGAGGCGGTGGTTCCAGGACGCGCTCAGGGAGGCGAAGAACGGGGACGCGGCGATGCAGGTGCTGGTGGGCCAGATGTACCACAGCGGCTACGGCTGTCCGCGGAACGAACAGAAG GGAAAAGCTTGGATCGCAAAAGCATCAAAGTATCGATCGACTGTTTGGAAGGTTAGCGACAAGCATCCAG GCTATAATGCTAGTGACTCGGATTCCGATGAGGTGAAGGATGATGTCAATTGA
- the LOC105044760 gene encoding LOW QUALITY PROTEIN: uncharacterized 38.1 kDa protein (The sequence of the model RefSeq protein was modified relative to this genomic sequence to represent the inferred CDS: inserted 1 base in 1 codon) — translation MGNSLFRFLVGXCCKPTTTPEIQSLGHHGVSALAHDLLHFDITSQVPEGLSPHVVSSKKAQANWYKKLLEAWREAKPPPKTPEEATRLVVQTLKRHQKADVEGLLTYYDLPLPHTLSEISVIPSSRPEGVKYELQTLPVDAKAVADGDTITVYVDTADARESANVPRGVHEAAIKRAKARTAKNYKKADELQKIIADAGYRVITGPKGEETLARKYRIRLRGIDAPESSMPYGKEAKEELVKMIQGKHLKVYVYGDDRYGRCVGDVYCNGAYIQEQMLKKGLAWHYAAYDQRPQLATWEKEARAARVGLWASSHPEKPWEWRKERRNGA, via the exons ATGGGAAACAGCCTCTTTAGATTCCTCGTGG TTTGCTGCAAGCCCACAACCACACCGGAGATCCAATCTTTGGGTCACCATGGGGTCTCTGCTCTCGCTCATGATCTCCTCCATTTCGACATCACATCTCAG GTTCCAGAAGGGCTGAGCCCACATGTGGTCTCCTCCAAGAAGGCACAGGCAAACTG GTATAAGAAACTTTTGGAGGCATGGAGGGAGGCCAAGCCACCACCAAAAACACCAGAAGAAGCAACAAGGCTGGTTGTCCAAACCTTAAAGAGGCATCAGAAAGCAGATGTAGAG GGCCTCTTGACTTACTATGATCTTCCACTGCCCCACACACTCTCAGAAATCTCAGTGATTCCATCATCTAGACCTGAAGGAGTGAAGTATGAACTGCAAACACTTCCT GTGGATGCGAAAGCTGTTGCGGATGGAGATACCATAACAGTGTACGTCGACACTGCTGATGCAAGAGAGTCAGCCAATGTTCCTCGAGGAGTACATGAAGCAGCAATCAAAAGGGCCAAAGCCCGCACTGCGAAGAACTACAAGAAAGCTGATGAGCTTCAGAAAATAATTGCTGATGCAGGATATAG GGTGATAACCGGACCGAAAGGCGAAGAGACCTTGGCACGAAAATACCGAATCAGACTAAG GGGAATTGATGCACCAGAGAGCTCAATGCCATATGGGAAAGAGGCTAAGGAGGAACTGGTGAAGATGATCCAAGGAAAGCATCTAAAGGTGTATGTGTATGGAGATGACCGATATGGTCGTTGTGTTGGAGATGTCTACTGCAATGGTGCTTACATACAA GAGCAGATGCTGAAGAAAGGGCTTGCATGGCACTATGCTGCCTACGACCAACGACCGCAGCTTGCAACG TGGGAAAAAGAGGCACGTGCTGCGCGTGTTGGCTTATGGGCTTCATCACACCCTGAGAAGCCATGGGAGTGGAGAAAAGAAAGACGTAATGGAGCGTGA